In one window of Pseudooceanicola aestuarii DNA:
- a CDS encoding glycosyltransferase family A protein, translating to MSQHTVITLSTIPPRFDRLGAALDSLLAQTLPASEIRLYIPDSYRRFRDWDGTLPALPDGVTIHRCDKDFGPATKVLPAARDLRGRDVDILFCDDDKVYDPEWHQRFKDARAAHPDACIVEAGETFPDIADSSRPSDRLPRAHRRKRDWRYRSVRALTLTLYKPFMYVNSGFVDQISGYGGVMLRPEWLDDAAFEIPDVLWTVDDPWISGHLERAGVPIWLNAGGKRPGDLQYGHSHSLQKLVEQGHDRVKADVAAIDYFRDAYNIWKPTSGPHDGLDLLKLRNSTASMFALAQRARDRASSTETSVPGE from the coding sequence ATGTCCCAACACACTGTCATCACGCTCAGCACGATTCCGCCCCGCTTTGACCGATTGGGCGCGGCTTTGGACAGCCTTCTGGCGCAGACTCTCCCGGCAAGCGAGATCCGACTTTACATTCCCGACAGCTACCGCCGTTTCCGCGACTGGGACGGCACCCTGCCTGCGCTGCCCGATGGAGTGACGATTCACCGCTGTGACAAGGATTTCGGCCCGGCGACCAAGGTTCTGCCCGCCGCCCGCGACCTGCGCGGCCGCGACGTCGACATCCTGTTCTGCGATGACGACAAAGTCTATGACCCGGAATGGCATCAGCGGTTCAAGGACGCCCGCGCCGCCCATCCCGACGCCTGTATCGTCGAGGCGGGAGAGACCTTTCCCGACATCGCCGACAGCTCCCGCCCGAGCGACCGTCTGCCCCGCGCCCATCGCCGCAAGCGTGACTGGCGCTACCGCTCTGTCCGGGCGCTGACCCTGACGCTTTACAAGCCGTTCATGTATGTCAATTCCGGCTTCGTCGATCAGATCTCGGGCTATGGCGGTGTGATGCTGCGACCCGAATGGCTGGACGATGCCGCATTCGAGATCCCCGATGTGCTGTGGACGGTCGACGATCCCTGGATCTCTGGCCATCTTGAGCGCGCGGGCGTGCCGATCTGGCTGAACGCCGGGGGCAAGCGGCCCGGTGACCTGCAATATGGTCACAGCCATTCGCTGCAAAAGCTGGTCGAGCAGGGCCATGACCGGGTCAAGGCCGACGTCGCCGCGATCGACTATTTCCGCGACGCCTACAATATCTGGAAGCCAACCAGCGGCCCCCATGACGGGCTGGACCTTCTGAAGCTCCGCAATTCCACCGCCTCCATGTTCGCGCTGGCGCAGCGGGCCCGGGACCGGGCGTCCAGCACGGAAACCTCGGTCCCCGGCGAATAG
- a CDS encoding peroxiredoxin, which yields MALRINDTVPDFTAETDQGSIGFHDWIGDSWAILFSHPKDFTPVCTTEFGAVAQLSDEWAKRGTKVIGISVDGAEDHRKWKGDIESFAGASAGFPIIADEGLDVSKMFDMLPAEAYLPDGRTPADSATVRSVFIIGPDKQLKLSMTYPMTVGRNFGEVLRALDALQTTYQQPIAAPANWEVGQDVIVATSLDDAAAEEKYGTLDKKLPYLRFAKSPA from the coding sequence ATGGCACTGCGCATCAACGACACGGTTCCCGATTTCACCGCGGAAACGGATCAGGGCAGCATCGGCTTTCACGACTGGATCGGCGACAGCTGGGCCATCCTGTTCAGCCATCCCAAGGATTTCACCCCCGTCTGCACAACCGAATTCGGCGCTGTTGCGCAGCTGTCCGACGAATGGGCGAAACGCGGCACCAAGGTGATCGGCATCTCCGTGGACGGGGCCGAGGATCACCGCAAATGGAAGGGTGACATCGAAAGCTTTGCCGGCGCCAGCGCGGGCTTTCCGATCATCGCCGACGAGGGGCTGGACGTCTCCAAGATGTTCGACATGCTTCCGGCCGAGGCCTACCTGCCCGACGGTCGCACCCCGGCGGACAGCGCCACCGTGCGCTCTGTCTTCATCATCGGGCCGGACAAGCAGCTGAAGCTGTCGATGACCTATCCCATGACAGTGGGCCGCAATTTCGGCGAGGTTCTTCGCGCCCTGGACGCGTTGCAGACGACCTACCAGCAGCCCATCGCCGCCCCGGCCAACTGGGAAGTCGGGCAAGACGTGATCGTCGCCACTTCTCTTGATGATGCGGCAGCGGAAGAGAAATACGGCACGCTGGACAAGAAACTGCCCTACCTGCGGTTCGCCAAATCCCCCGCCTGA
- a CDS encoding aldehyde dehydrogenase family protein encodes MIEKRQFYINGEWVDPATPNDHNVIDPSTEEPCAVISLGSAADVDRAVAAARAAFPAWMKRDPAERIAIVETFLDLYKARQEDMAKAISMEMGAPIDMAMAQQWGAGFSHTKNFIRAAKEFQFVRPLGDHAPNDRIVYEAYGVCAMITPWNWPMNQVTLKVVAGLIAGCTMILKPSEESPLNAIVFAELMHEAGVPAGVFNLVNGDGMGVGTALTGHEDVDMVSFTGSTRAGRAISANAAQTLKKVHLELGGKGANVIFADADDKAVKRGVMHMMNNSGQSCNAPSRMLVQREIYDRAVEEAAAAAEKVAVGPAGESGRHIGPVVNEVQFNKIQDLIQKGIDEGARLVAGGTGRPDGMNRGYYVKPTVFADANNQMTIAREEIFGPVLTMIPFETEEEAIEIANDTPYGLTNYVQTQDAARANRMALSLRSGMVEMNGQPRGAGAPFGGMKASGIGREGGIWGLEDFMEVKAVSGWDAKTG; translated from the coding sequence ATGATCGAGAAACGCCAGTTCTACATCAACGGGGAATGGGTCGATCCCGCTACCCCCAACGACCACAACGTCATCGACCCCTCGACCGAGGAACCCTGCGCGGTGATCTCGCTGGGCTCTGCCGCCGACGTGGATCGCGCGGTCGCTGCGGCGCGGGCAGCCTTCCCCGCCTGGATGAAGCGGGACCCCGCCGAACGGATCGCCATCGTCGAGACGTTCCTCGATCTCTACAAGGCTCGTCAGGAAGACATGGCCAAGGCGATCTCGATGGAGATGGGCGCGCCGATCGACATGGCGATGGCGCAGCAATGGGGCGCAGGGTTCTCCCACACCAAGAATTTCATCCGCGCGGCCAAGGAATTCCAGTTCGTGCGCCCGTTGGGCGATCACGCGCCGAACGACCGCATCGTCTACGAGGCTTACGGCGTCTGCGCGATGATCACGCCATGGAACTGGCCGATGAACCAGGTCACGCTGAAGGTGGTCGCCGGTCTGATCGCGGGCTGCACGATGATCCTGAAACCTTCAGAGGAATCGCCGCTGAACGCCATTGTCTTTGCCGAGCTGATGCACGAGGCGGGTGTGCCTGCCGGTGTCTTCAACCTGGTGAACGGCGATGGCATGGGCGTCGGCACGGCCCTGACCGGGCACGAGGACGTGGATATGGTGTCCTTTACCGGGTCCACCCGCGCCGGTCGGGCGATTTCGGCCAATGCGGCGCAGACCCTGAAGAAAGTGCACCTTGAGCTGGGCGGCAAGGGCGCCAACGTGATCTTTGCCGATGCCGACGACAAGGCGGTGAAGCGCGGCGTCATGCACATGATGAACAATTCCGGCCAATCCTGCAACGCGCCCTCGCGTATGCTGGTCCAGCGGGAGATCTACGACCGCGCGGTGGAAGAAGCCGCCGCCGCCGCCGAGAAGGTGGCCGTGGGGCCGGCCGGAGAATCTGGCCGCCACATCGGTCCGGTGGTGAACGAGGTGCAGTTCAACAAGATCCAGGATCTGATCCAGAAGGGCATCGACGAGGGCGCCCGGCTGGTGGCTGGCGGCACCGGCCGTCCCGACGGGATGAACCGGGGATATTACGTCAAACCCACGGTCTTTGCCGATGCCAACAACCAGATGACCATTGCCCGCGAGGAGATCTTTGGCCCCGTGCTGACGATGATCCCCTTCGAAACCGAGGAAGAGGCGATCGAGATCGCCAATGACACGCCCTACGGCCTGACGAACTACGTCCAGACCCAGGATGCCGCGCGGGCCAATCGCATGGCCCTGTCGCTGCGGTCGGGCATGGTGGAGATGAACGGCCAGCCGCGCGGCGCCGGGGCGCCCTTTGGCGGCATGAAGGCTTCGGGCATCGGGCGCGAGGGCGGCATCTGGGGGCTGGAGGACTTCATGGAGGTCAAAGCCGTTTCCGGCTGGGATGCCAAGACGGGCTGA
- the pnp gene encoding polyribonucleotide nucleotidyltransferase produces MFNVTTKSMQWGEETLTLETGKVARQADGSVIATLGETSVMANVTYAKAPKPGQDFFPLTVHYQEKYYAAGKVPGGFFKREARPTEKETLTARLIDRPIRPLFVPGFKNEVLVMCTVLSHDLVNDPDIVAMIAASAALTISGAPFMGPIAGCRVGYVDGEYILNPEVEDMHKLRDNPEQRLDLVVAGTRDAVMMVESEAYELTEAEMLGAVTFAHEQIQPVVDLIIDLAEDAAKEPFDFSPPDYADLYAAVKAAGEDKMRSAYAITDKQERTAAVAAAKADIKDALTEDQLEDANLGSALKKLESGVLRGDVVKNGRRIDGRRTDEVRPIVAETGLLPRTHGSALFTRGETQGLVVTTLGTGDDEQMIDALNGTYKSNFLLHYNFPPYSVGEAGRVGPPGRREIGHGKLAWRALQAVLPAATDFPYTLRVVSEITESNGSSSMASVCGGSLSMMDAGVPLKSAVAGVAMGLILEEDGEYAILTDILGDEDHLGDMDFKVAGTENGITSLQMDIKVAGITPEIMEKALAQAKDGRMHILGEMNKALSGAASFSVHAPRIETMQIPTDKIREVIGSGGKVIREIVETSGAKVDINDDGIIKIASADGDAIQRAYDMIHSIVAEPEEGKIYKGKVVKIVDFGAFVNFFGKRDGLVHVSQIENRRLNHPSDVLKEGQEVWVKLLGFDDRGKVRLSMKMVDQDSGEEMTKDAAEE; encoded by the coding sequence ATGTTCAATGTAACGACGAAATCCATGCAGTGGGGCGAAGAAACGCTGACACTGGAAACGGGCAAGGTTGCCCGCCAGGCCGATGGCTCTGTCATCGCCACCCTGGGCGAAACCTCGGTCATGGCCAACGTGACCTACGCCAAGGCACCGAAGCCGGGGCAGGACTTCTTTCCGCTGACGGTTCATTACCAGGAAAAATACTACGCCGCAGGCAAGGTGCCCGGCGGCTTCTTCAAGCGTGAGGCGCGGCCGACCGAAAAGGAAACGCTGACCGCACGCCTGATCGACCGTCCGATCCGCCCGCTGTTCGTCCCCGGCTTCAAGAACGAAGTTCTGGTGATGTGCACCGTGCTGTCCCACGATCTGGTCAATGACCCCGATATCGTGGCGATGATCGCGGCCTCTGCCGCGCTGACCATTTCCGGCGCGCCTTTCATGGGGCCGATTGCCGGCTGCCGCGTGGGGTATGTGGATGGCGAATACATCCTCAACCCCGAGGTCGAGGATATGCACAAGCTGCGGGACAATCCCGAGCAGCGTCTTGACCTGGTTGTCGCGGGGACACGCGATGCCGTGATGATGGTCGAATCCGAAGCTTACGAGCTGACCGAGGCCGAAATGCTGGGCGCCGTGACCTTCGCGCACGAGCAGATCCAGCCGGTTGTCGACCTGATCATCGATCTGGCCGAAGACGCCGCGAAAGAGCCGTTCGACTTCTCCCCGCCGGATTACGCCGATCTCTACGCCGCAGTGAAAGCCGCTGGCGAAGACAAGATGCGCAGCGCCTATGCCATCACGGACAAGCAGGAACGCACCGCCGCTGTTGCCGCCGCCAAGGCGGACATCAAGGACGCGCTGACCGAAGATCAGCTGGAAGACGCCAACCTCGGCTCTGCCCTGAAGAAGCTGGAATCCGGCGTCCTGCGTGGCGATGTCGTCAAGAATGGCCGTCGCATCGACGGGCGCCGCACCGACGAGGTGCGCCCGATCGTCGCCGAAACCGGCCTGTTGCCGCGGACCCACGGGTCGGCGCTGTTCACCCGCGGGGAAACCCAGGGGCTGGTCGTCACCACGCTGGGCACCGGCGATGACGAACAGATGATCGACGCGCTGAACGGCACCTACAAGTCGAACTTCCTTCTGCATTACAACTTCCCCCCGTATTCGGTGGGCGAAGCTGGCCGCGTTGGCCCTCCGGGTCGTCGCGAAATCGGTCACGGCAAACTGGCCTGGCGCGCGCTTCAGGCCGTGCTGCCCGCCGCGACGGATTTCCCCTATACGCTGCGCGTGGTGTCGGAGATCACGGAATCCAATGGCTCTTCCTCCATGGCGTCTGTCTGCGGCGGATCGCTGTCGATGATGGATGCGGGCGTGCCGCTGAAATCGGCCGTGGCCGGTGTGGCGATGGGCCTGATCCTGGAAGAGGACGGCGAATACGCCATCCTGACCGACATCCTGGGCGACGAAGACCACCTGGGCGACATGGACTTCAAGGTCGCCGGGACGGAAAACGGGATCACCTCCCTTCAGATGGACATCAAGGTCGCGGGCATCACCCCCGAGATCATGGAGAAAGCCCTGGCCCAGGCCAAGGACGGCCGGATGCACATCCTGGGTGAGATGAACAAGGCGCTCTCCGGCGCTGCGTCCTTCTCCGTTCATGCCCCGCGCATCGAGACGATGCAGATCCCGACCGACAAGATCCGTGAAGTCATCGGGTCCGGCGGCAAGGTCATTCGCGAGATCGTGGAAACCTCCGGCGCCAAGGTCGACATCAACGACGATGGGATCATCAAGATCGCATCGGCCGATGGTGATGCGATCCAACGCGCCTATGACATGATCCATTCGATCGTGGCCGAGCCGGAAGAGGGCAAGATCTACAAGGGCAAGGTCGTGAAGATCGTCGATTTCGGCGCCTTCGTGAACTTCTTCGGCAAGCGGGACGGGCTGGTGCACGTCTCCCAGATCGAGAACCGCCGCCTGAACCATCCCTCGGATGTGCTGAAGGAAGGTCAGGAAGTCTGGGTCAAGCTGCTGGGCTTTGACGATCGGGGCAAGGTGCGCCTGTCCATGAAGATGGTCGACCAGGACTCCGGCGAAGAGATGACGAAAGACGCGGCAGAGGAGTGA
- a CDS encoding sterol desaturase family protein: MFHALRIIAHMGSLQRLAPLTLVALLVAILGWSWAVPLAIAYGIVAQFVLEYIFHRFVYHREPPVDQPTFNALYRSHIGHHEFPTNPEFFTGDDHWFPVRVAAVSLVLHLLPLWPLVGLAEAAKLAFVALFLGSALAFAFYEYCHTLAHLNVPKGWFGRRLTRSHLAHHLQDHDATFHVSFGMGWIDRLFGTALDPARARAQFDRNTIRSLGMDPEDLRLVTARKAWGLPRDPRRPGDGPVV, translated from the coding sequence ATGTTTCACGCCCTGCGCATCATCGCCCACATGGGCAGCCTGCAACGGTTGGCGCCGCTGACACTGGTCGCGCTGTTGGTGGCGATCCTGGGCTGGTCCTGGGCCGTACCGCTGGCAATCGCCTATGGCATCGTGGCGCAATTCGTCCTGGAATACATCTTTCACCGTTTTGTCTATCATCGCGAACCCCCCGTCGATCAGCCGACGTTCAATGCGCTTTACCGCAGCCATATCGGGCATCACGAATTTCCCACGAACCCCGAGTTCTTCACCGGCGACGACCATTGGTTTCCGGTGCGCGTCGCCGCGGTCTCCCTGGTGCTGCACCTGCTGCCGCTCTGGCCGCTGGTCGGTTTGGCAGAGGCGGCGAAGCTGGCGTTCGTGGCGTTGTTCCTCGGCTCTGCCCTGGCGTTCGCCTTCTACGAATATTGCCACACGCTGGCCCATCTGAACGTGCCCAAGGGCTGGTTCGGGCGGCGCCTGACACGCAGCCACCTGGCGCATCATTTGCAGGACCACGATGCGACCTTCCATGTTTCCTTCGGAATGGGCTGGATCGACAGGTTGTTTGGCACCGCCCTTGATCCCGCGCGCGCCCGCGCGCAATTCGACCGCAATACGATCCGATCCCTGGGCATGGACCCCGAGGATCTGCGCCTTGTCACCGCGCGCAAGGCCTGGGGGCTGCCCCGTGATCCGCGCCGACCCGGTGACGGCCCGGTGGTCTGA
- the rpsO gene encoding 30S ribosomal protein S15 encodes MSITVEEKQRVMKEYGTKEGDTGSPEVQVAILTSRISTLTEHFKTHKKDNHGRRGLLKLVAQRRKLLDYLKAKDVSRYQDLIKRLGLRR; translated from the coding sequence ATGTCGATTACCGTCGAAGAAAAACAACGCGTGATGAAGGAATACGGGACCAAGGAAGGCGACACCGGTTCGCCCGAAGTCCAGGTCGCGATCCTCACCTCCCGCATCTCTACCCTGACCGAGCATTTCAAGACCCACAAGAAGGACAACCACGGTCGCCGTGGCCTTCTGAAGCTGGTCGCTCAGCGCCGGAAGCTTCTGGACTACCTGAAAGCCAAGGACGTGTCCCGCTACCAGGATCTGATCAAACGCCTGGGCCTGCGCCGCTGA